The Streptomyces sp. P9-A4 genome contains a region encoding:
- a CDS encoding MurR/RpiR family transcriptional regulator has protein sequence MSDSPAGRLQALFEGQRLTPTQRRIAHSMVRRAADVPFLSSVELAELAGVSQPSVTRFAVALGFDGYPALRRHLREVAPPEPDAGEGRDETLNEYQQAVLAEIENLRHLAGLLADPAPVERAGRLLARSRPLPVLGLRAASSQARGFAYFAAKVHPDVRLLDEGGSMLTDRVDAAVRAGATALLCFALPRHPREVVEALEYARAAGLTVVTVAESAFAPVAAHSDLLIPAAVGTGLAFDTACAPMLLGRVLLETMADELPDAQARLEEFDAKAAARGLFVE, from the coding sequence ATGAGCGACAGCCCGGCCGGGCGGCTGCAGGCGCTCTTCGAGGGGCAGCGGCTGACGCCGACCCAACGGCGGATCGCGCACAGCATGGTGCGCCGCGCCGCCGACGTGCCCTTCCTGTCCAGCGTCGAACTCGCCGAACTCGCCGGGGTCAGCCAGCCCTCCGTCACCCGCTTCGCCGTCGCCCTCGGCTTCGACGGCTACCCTGCGCTCCGCCGCCATCTGCGCGAGGTCGCGCCCCCCGAGCCGGACGCCGGCGAGGGCCGGGACGAGACGCTCAACGAGTACCAGCAGGCCGTCCTCGCCGAGATCGAGAACCTCAGGCACCTCGCCGGACTGCTCGCCGACCCCGCCCCCGTCGAACGGGCCGGCCGGCTGCTCGCCCGCTCCCGCCCGCTGCCCGTCCTCGGACTGCGGGCCGCCTCCTCGCAGGCGCGCGGCTTCGCCTACTTCGCCGCGAAGGTGCACCCCGACGTCCGGCTCCTCGACGAGGGCGGATCGATGCTCACCGACCGCGTCGACGCGGCCGTACGGGCCGGGGCCACTGCCCTGCTGTGCTTCGCGCTGCCCCGGCACCCCCGGGAGGTCGTCGAGGCCCTGGAGTACGCGCGGGCGGCCGGGCTCACGGTCGTGACCGTCGCCGAGTCGGCGTTCGCGCCCGTCGCCGCCCACAGCGACCTGCTCATCCCGGCCGCCGTCGGCACCGGGCTCGCCTTCGACACCGCCTGCGCGCCGATGCTGCTCGGCCGGGTCCTTCTGGAGACCATGGCCGACGAACTCCCGGACGCACAGGCGCGCCTGGAGGAGTTCGACGCGAAGGCGGCGGCGCGTGGCCTGTTCGTCGAGTGA